The following proteins come from a genomic window of Gimesia chilikensis:
- a CDS encoding VOC family protein — MQSGPNSIQELVPLLFVENVTHSVSFYRDQLGFEMTLNWEPEGKLSWCRLERDGVALMLQLACPDEDGTTEERSKGIGFFFLCEDAHAMYEELRGKGLELEPPKVAFYGMNQLFLKDPDGYELCFQNPVPERMAE, encoded by the coding sequence ATGCAGTCAGGTCCGAATAGTATCCAGGAACTGGTACCGCTTCTATTTGTAGAAAATGTCACGCATTCTGTCTCCTTTTACCGGGATCAACTCGGTTTCGAGATGACGCTGAACTGGGAACCGGAGGGGAAACTGTCCTGGTGCCGGCTGGAGCGGGACGGCGTGGCTCTGATGCTGCAATTGGCTTGTCCGGATGAAGACGGGACGACTGAGGAACGGAGCAAAGGCATCGGTTTCTTTTTTCTATGTGAGGATGCACATGCCATGTACGAGGAACTGCGTGGCAAGGGGCTGGAACTGGAACCGCCGAAAGTGGCTTTCTACGGAATGAACCAGCTGTTTCTGAAAGATCCCGATGGTTATGAGCTCTGTTTTCAGAATCCGGTTCCTGAAAGAATGGCAGAATAA
- a CDS encoding sugar phosphorylase yields the protein MTEPVAHSAISEYRFMVENHLKIIYPELDHAAFAQDLIDIMCPDGQCQTPETHQNHWDQRNVVMITYGDSLLAENETPLQTLLHFSEKYLSNTINGIHILPFFPYSSDDGFSVIDYHQVNPTLGDWEDINAIAEKFQLMSDLVINHCSSQSEWFQQFKRGEFPGRDFFFCASPDDDLADVVRPRTNELLQRIDTPEGPRYVWCTFSHDQIDLNFAEPLLLKEVVKIVKLYLDHGVQIFRLDAIAFIWKVAGTTCLSLPETHEIVRLLRTLIQFVSPQAMILTETNIPNRENLAYFGNSNEAHAIYNFSLPPLLVNAMLCGSCQHLKTWMMSMPPALHGTTYLNFIASHDGIGLRPAEGLMDDEEINRMVTMMEQFGGRISMRSLPGGGMRPYEINISLFDAMKGTIDGEDEWQIPRFLCAHAIMIALEGIPALYIHSFLGTHNDQEGVERTGHNRSINRHRWDYEQLQAVLADENFSHAHVFQGLCHLLQVRRRQPAFHPNATQFTLHLGDAVFAFWRQSMDRQQSIFALNNVSNTEQILPLSEINLIGTDSWIDLISGEIYSNLRAELTLKPYQVVWLTNLFERE from the coding sequence ATGACCGAACCTGTCGCGCACTCTGCCATCAGTGAATACCGTTTCATGGTCGAGAACCATCTCAAGATCATTTATCCCGAGCTGGACCATGCAGCGTTTGCCCAGGATCTAATTGACATCATGTGCCCGGACGGGCAGTGTCAGACGCCGGAAACGCATCAGAATCACTGGGACCAGCGGAACGTCGTCATGATCACTTATGGCGACAGTCTGCTGGCAGAAAACGAGACTCCCCTGCAGACCCTGCTCCATTTCTCGGAAAAATATCTCAGCAATACAATCAACGGCATTCATATTCTTCCCTTCTTCCCGTATAGCTCGGACGATGGTTTTTCCGTCATCGATTACCATCAGGTGAATCCCACCCTCGGTGACTGGGAAGACATCAATGCCATCGCGGAAAAATTCCAGTTAATGTCGGATCTGGTCATCAATCATTGTTCAAGTCAGAGCGAATGGTTTCAACAGTTTAAACGTGGCGAATTTCCCGGCCGGGACTTTTTCTTCTGTGCCAGCCCGGACGATGACCTGGCCGATGTTGTTCGCCCCCGTACCAATGAACTGCTGCAGCGCATCGATACACCAGAAGGACCGCGATACGTCTGGTGCACCTTCAGTCATGATCAGATCGACCTGAACTTCGCAGAGCCGCTGCTACTTAAAGAAGTGGTGAAGATTGTTAAACTTTACCTGGATCATGGCGTACAGATCTTTCGCCTCGATGCGATCGCGTTCATCTGGAAAGTCGCAGGAACCACCTGTCTCAGCCTGCCGGAAACCCATGAAATCGTCCGCCTGCTGAGAACCCTGATCCAGTTTGTCTCCCCCCAGGCCATGATTCTCACCGAAACCAATATTCCCAATCGCGAAAATCTGGCTTATTTCGGAAACTCGAACGAAGCCCATGCCATCTATAATTTCTCACTGCCCCCACTGCTGGTCAACGCCATGCTCTGCGGCAGTTGTCAGCATCTGAAGACCTGGATGATGAGTATGCCCCCTGCATTGCACGGTACGACTTATCTGAACTTCATCGCTTCTCATGATGGGATCGGTTTGCGACCAGCAGAAGGTCTGATGGACGACGAAGAAATCAACCGGATGGTCACTATGATGGAACAGTTCGGCGGCCGCATCTCAATGCGCTCCCTTCCGGGAGGAGGCATGCGACCTTACGAGATCAACATCTCTCTGTTTGACGCCATGAAAGGCACAATCGACGGAGAAGATGAATGGCAAATCCCCCGCTTCCTCTGTGCGCATGCCATCATGATTGCACTGGAAGGCATTCCTGCCCTTTACATTCACAGCTTTCTGGGGACCCATAACGACCAGGAAGGCGTCGAACGCACGGGGCACAACCGCTCCATCAACCGGCACCGCTGGGACTATGAACAATTACAGGCGGTTCTCGCCGATGAAAATTTCTCACACGCCCATGTCTTCCAGGGACTCTGCCATCTACTTCAGGTTCGCAGACGTCAGCCCGCGTTCCATCCCAACGCGACCCAGTTCACTTTACATCTGGGGGATGCCGTCTTTGCTTTCTGGCGACAGAGCATGGATCGACAGCAGAGTATTTTCGCGCTGAACAATGTGTCAAATACCGAACAGATCCTGCCACTCTCAGAGATCAACCTGATCGGCACCGATTCCTGGATCGACTTGATCAGCGGTGAAATTTATTCCAACCTCAGAGCAGAACTGACTCTCAAACCTTACCAGGTGGTCTGGCTGACGAATCTGTTTGAGCGTGAGTAA
- a CDS encoding glycosyl transferase, protein MGDFYQNGIITTLHNLSSRSLEEMEAELLQFSKIRPMSLVLPCLYSELEGPALDKIVTELAQVNYLQEIVIGLDRADENQYKHAIQFFSRLPQKHRILWNDGPRLQEVNTLLQNQGLAPNELGKGCNVWFCLGYVLAQGTASSVALHDCDILTYDRSMLARLIYPVANPSFNYQFCKGYYARVADNKMNGRVTRLLVTPLLRALKKILGSLDYLEYLDSYRYPLAGEFSFRTDVINDIRIPSDWGLEIGVLSEVKRNYSTNRLCQVDIADRYDHKHQQLSVDDAQAGLSKMSIDISKGIFRKLATNGVVFSTETFRSIKATYYRIALDFIETYRNDAIINGLALDVHNEEKAVELFAENVLKAGIHFLDNPMETPFIPSWNRVQSAVPDIFTRLCTAVDDDYREFA, encoded by the coding sequence ATGGGAGACTTCTACCAAAACGGAATTATTACGACCCTGCATAATCTCTCTTCCCGATCGCTGGAAGAGATGGAAGCGGAGCTACTCCAGTTTTCCAAAATCCGCCCCATGAGCCTGGTGCTTCCCTGTCTCTACAGCGAACTGGAAGGCCCGGCCCTCGATAAAATTGTCACCGAACTCGCACAGGTCAATTACCTGCAGGAAATTGTGATTGGACTCGATCGGGCCGACGAAAATCAATACAAGCATGCGATCCAGTTCTTCAGTCGCCTGCCTCAGAAACATCGTATTCTCTGGAATGACGGCCCCCGCCTGCAGGAAGTCAACACGCTGCTGCAGAACCAGGGACTGGCGCCCAACGAACTCGGAAAAGGCTGCAACGTCTGGTTCTGTCTCGGGTATGTCCTCGCACAGGGGACCGCGTCATCCGTCGCACTGCACGACTGCGATATTCTGACTTACGATCGCAGCATGCTCGCACGCCTGATCTACCCGGTCGCCAACCCCAGCTTCAACTACCAGTTCTGCAAAGGCTATTATGCCCGCGTGGCGGATAATAAGATGAACGGTCGCGTCACCCGACTGCTGGTGACTCCCCTGCTCCGCGCTTTGAAGAAAATTCTGGGCTCGCTGGATTATCTTGAATATCTCGACAGTTACCGCTACCCGCTGGCCGGGGAGTTCTCGTTCCGTACCGATGTGATCAACGACATTCGCATTCCCAGTGACTGGGGGCTGGAAATCGGTGTACTCTCCGAAGTCAAACGTAACTACTCGACAAACCGCTTGTGCCAGGTTGATATTGCTGACCGTTATGATCACAAACATCAACAGCTCTCCGTCGATGATGCCCAGGCAGGGCTTTCGAAAATGTCGATTGATATCTCGAAAGGCATCTTCCGCAAACTCGCCACCAATGGCGTTGTCTTTTCCACGGAAACCTTCCGCTCCATCAAGGCGACCTACTACCGGATAGCACTGGACTTTATTGAGACCTACCGCAACGATGCCATCATCAATGGTCTCGCACTGGATGTTCATAACGAAGAAAAAGCCGTTGAGCTGTTTGCAGAAAATGTGTTAAAAGCGGGGATTCACTTCCTGGATAACCCCATGGAAACGCCGTTTATCCCCAGTTGGAACCGCGTTCAAAGTGCGGTCCCCGACATTTTTACCCGTTTGTGTACCGCCGTTGACGATGATTACCGGGAGTTTGCCTGA
- a CDS encoding HAD-IIB family hydrolase, with protein MNAQTPHQPTTTPPLVIMTDLDGTLLDHDTYSYAPAIPVMERLKKAGIPLMLNTSKTAAELMSLRNELENSDPYVVENGSALYLPADFLAENSAQNSGDHVHILGAVRSEILTLIQKIRVEEKFLFTGFADMEVAEVIEYTGLSESAARRAMTREFSEPLIWQDSAHQLRKFEALIANHGLRLLRGGRFVHVIGACDKGKCLQWFRNWFASADQRVPRFVALGDSQNDVAMLKTADIAVIVRSSHHEPPDLEQQSAVIITDETGPQGWATALTQILDDEQI; from the coding sequence ATGAACGCCCAAACTCCCCATCAGCCGACTACAACACCGCCACTCGTGATCATGACTGACCTGGATGGCACTCTGCTGGATCATGATACCTATTCCTATGCCCCCGCGATCCCTGTGATGGAACGTCTCAAGAAAGCCGGAATTCCTCTGATGCTCAATACGAGCAAAACGGCAGCGGAGCTGATGAGTTTGCGCAATGAACTGGAAAATTCAGATCCCTATGTTGTAGAAAATGGATCAGCACTTTATCTGCCTGCCGACTTCCTGGCGGAGAACTCTGCTCAAAATTCAGGAGACCACGTGCACATTCTGGGGGCAGTCCGCTCCGAAATTCTGACTTTGATTCAAAAAATCCGGGTGGAGGAAAAATTCCTGTTTACCGGATTTGCAGATATGGAAGTCGCTGAAGTCATTGAATATACGGGACTATCGGAAAGTGCAGCCCGACGGGCTATGACCCGTGAATTCTCCGAACCCCTGATTTGGCAGGACTCGGCACATCAATTGCGTAAGTTTGAAGCACTGATTGCCAATCATGGTCTACGGCTGCTGCGTGGCGGCCGGTTTGTGCATGTGATTGGTGCGTGTGACAAAGGAAAATGTCTGCAATGGTTTCGCAACTGGTTTGCATCGGCTGATCAACGTGTGCCCCGATTTGTAGCGCTGGGTGACAGCCAGAATGATGTGGCCATGCTGAAAACAGCAGACATCGCGGTCATTGTGCGCTCTTCCCATCATGAACCTCCTGATCTTGAACAGCAGTCTGCGGTCATAATCACTGACGAAACCGGTCCACAAGGCTGGGCCACTGCGTTGACCCAAATACTGGATGACGAACAAATCTGA
- a CDS encoding LamG-like jellyroll fold domain-containing protein: MLRSLITFGLVLVFLSSPFTAEAAEPASQDLQEPWQSQYTKENATGKHVLGLWTFDGEKPGADFSGHKLDATFDGAEIEPKGRFGAAMRSFPGFPVIDKRHWAMVSDSPHLSPRGAFTLEMWIKPEKDIVKAATPYLLDKKYVSDTDYQLVFTPAGRTGSRTLKAVLGFGNKSETWFSNPMQLEPETWYHVVFLYNGAGRGRFLINGIPWGEKTVNDVGAVAAGSRYLTIGDRTGSNYGGFPGLIDQVRISEGELEFRPVRFERISERSCFVRMEPERTLDFEVTNLQRKLLPEATVTWSLNGLVQGTSTLKNLEPGQPRKVSFPLNTALRPDKYELKAELETDKETGTTAEASFPIQIVSRPLPDRFPVVMWGAGINEIDRLKEIGFTHAAGVRANYSKIWQAGKPTLADDKEQVQALREGLDRGLANGVSFYAGLSPGAWLRSQEKLQRVSRDGTHHESREDICPLFPEIKEFCYNVGVSVAETYGDYPAYDSALLHTEVRGHSRPCFHEHDRAAFRKFAGIDIPAEAGPPRGVDYKKLKDFPSDRVIKDDNPLYVYYKWHWKTGDGWNDLNSDLERGLNSTDDKIWTWYDPAMRVASVFGSGGDVDYLSHWTYTYPDPIRINVVLDELFAMARGSSKHQDVMKMTQIIWYRSQTAPQPKKTDKDTPPLASWEREQPDAPFITIAPMQLREAFWAKISRPIKGIMYHGWQSLVPTESTSGYRYTNPQTQHELKRLIHDVVQPLGPALKQIPAPRNDIAYYESFAAQVFARRGTYGWNGYWLGDAHQMLQWAGLQTDVVFDESIQQHGLDQYKVLFMMDCDVVTESILKEIKAFQQRGGIVVADEHVAPGVKPDLVITSYRRTGNAEQDKQELQKKALELRQSLAGKYERYLDSSNPDVIPYCRRGKAADYLFVVNDRREFGDYVGQHGRVMENGLPADTTLTLNRPAGHMYDLVRHQPVSVKQVAGKQAAGVQLAPGAGGIYLVTDQPVSGVTVKVPEKLKRGESGTVSLSVVDPQGQPVSAVIPVEVSIEDAEGRLAEFSGYRALVDGKQDFQIQIAPNDKAGIWCVRVKELASGKSTSTFFRVSDDNSAVKPHGRNIKGFNPEQPAG, from the coding sequence ATGCTGAGGTCGTTAATAACGTTCGGACTCGTATTGGTTTTCCTTTCATCTCCCTTCACTGCAGAGGCCGCTGAACCGGCCAGTCAAGATCTGCAGGAACCCTGGCAGTCGCAGTACACAAAGGAGAACGCGACCGGCAAGCATGTGCTGGGGTTATGGACCTTTGATGGAGAGAAGCCCGGTGCAGATTTTTCAGGACATAAGCTGGACGCCACTTTTGATGGGGCTGAGATTGAACCCAAGGGCCGTTTCGGAGCCGCGATGCGTTCCTTTCCCGGTTTTCCGGTGATTGATAAGCGTCACTGGGCAATGGTGTCCGACTCGCCACACCTCTCACCCCGCGGTGCTTTCACCCTGGAGATGTGGATCAAGCCGGAAAAAGATATCGTAAAAGCTGCGACTCCTTATTTGCTGGATAAAAAATATGTCAGCGACACTGATTACCAGCTGGTGTTTACTCCCGCAGGGCGTACCGGCTCGCGGACTTTAAAGGCAGTCCTGGGGTTTGGTAACAAATCTGAGACCTGGTTTTCGAACCCAATGCAGCTCGAGCCCGAGACCTGGTATCACGTTGTGTTTCTGTACAATGGCGCGGGACGCGGTCGATTTCTGATTAACGGAATTCCCTGGGGGGAAAAGACCGTTAACGATGTGGGCGCGGTCGCAGCCGGTTCCCGTTATCTCACAATCGGAGATCGAACCGGAAGTAATTACGGCGGCTTTCCGGGACTGATCGATCAGGTGCGGATCAGTGAAGGGGAACTCGAATTTCGCCCCGTCCGTTTCGAACGGATTTCAGAGCGATCCTGTTTTGTCCGCATGGAACCCGAACGGACGCTCGATTTTGAGGTCACGAATTTGCAGCGAAAGCTTCTACCGGAAGCGACGGTTACCTGGTCTCTCAACGGACTGGTGCAGGGGACATCGACGCTGAAAAACCTGGAACCGGGGCAACCCCGCAAGGTTTCCTTTCCCTTAAATACCGCTTTACGCCCCGACAAGTATGAACTGAAAGCAGAACTGGAAACGGATAAGGAGACAGGGACAACAGCCGAGGCTTCGTTTCCGATCCAGATCGTCTCCCGCCCTCTGCCGGACCGGTTCCCGGTCGTGATGTGGGGAGCCGGGATCAATGAAATCGATCGCCTGAAAGAAATTGGTTTCACGCATGCCGCAGGTGTGCGGGCGAATTATTCCAAGATCTGGCAGGCTGGCAAGCCGACACTCGCCGATGACAAAGAACAGGTCCAGGCCCTGCGTGAGGGGCTGGATCGAGGGTTGGCAAACGGGGTTTCCTTTTATGCAGGACTTTCTCCCGGAGCCTGGTTGCGGAGCCAGGAGAAATTACAGCGAGTCAGCCGGGATGGAACACACCATGAGAGCCGGGAAGATATCTGCCCGCTGTTTCCAGAGATCAAAGAGTTTTGTTACAACGTGGGTGTTTCGGTTGCCGAAACGTATGGAGATTATCCTGCCTACGATTCTGCACTGCTGCATACCGAAGTTCGCGGGCATTCGCGTCCCTGTTTTCACGAGCATGACCGGGCCGCGTTCCGTAAATTTGCCGGGATTGATATTCCCGCAGAAGCAGGACCGCCACGGGGCGTGGATTATAAAAAACTGAAGGACTTCCCGTCGGACCGGGTCATCAAAGATGACAATCCGCTGTATGTCTATTACAAGTGGCACTGGAAGACCGGCGATGGCTGGAACGATCTGAACAGCGATCTGGAGCGGGGACTGAACTCGACCGACGACAAGATCTGGACCTGGTACGACCCCGCAATGCGGGTAGCGAGTGTGTTTGGTTCAGGGGGGGATGTCGATTATCTTTCACACTGGACTTATACCTACCCCGATCCGATTCGAATTAACGTGGTACTGGATGAATTGTTCGCCATGGCTCGCGGTTCCAGCAAGCATCAGGATGTGATGAAGATGACACAGATCATCTGGTATCGTTCACAGACTGCGCCACAGCCGAAGAAGACCGACAAAGACACTCCTCCCCTGGCAAGCTGGGAACGGGAGCAACCAGACGCGCCTTTTATTACAATCGCCCCCATGCAGTTACGCGAGGCGTTCTGGGCCAAGATTTCGCGCCCGATTAAAGGCATCATGTATCATGGCTGGCAGTCGCTGGTACCCACGGAATCGACCAGCGGTTATCGTTATACCAATCCCCAGACGCAGCATGAACTCAAACGGTTGATTCATGATGTGGTACAGCCACTGGGACCTGCACTGAAGCAGATTCCCGCTCCCCGTAATGACATTGCCTACTATGAAAGTTTTGCAGCCCAGGTCTTTGCGCGACGGGGAACGTATGGCTGGAACGGTTACTGGCTGGGTGATGCCCATCAAATGCTGCAGTGGGCTGGATTACAGACCGATGTGGTCTTCGACGAATCAATTCAACAGCATGGACTGGATCAATATAAAGTACTGTTCATGATGGATTGTGATGTGGTGACCGAATCTATATTAAAAGAAATCAAAGCCTTCCAGCAGCGGGGAGGCATTGTGGTCGCCGACGAGCATGTCGCTCCGGGAGTGAAGCCGGACCTGGTCATCACTTCATACAGAAGGACCGGAAATGCGGAGCAGGACAAACAGGAGCTGCAGAAGAAGGCATTGGAACTGCGTCAGTCGCTGGCGGGCAAGTATGAACGGTACCTGGATTCGTCGAATCCAGACGTGATTCCTTACTGTCGTCGAGGTAAGGCTGCGGACTACCTGTTCGTGGTCAATGATCGACGTGAATTTGGCGACTACGTGGGCCAGCATGGACGCGTTATGGAAAACGGTTTGCCTGCTGATACAACTCTGACACTGAATCGTCCTGCAGGTCACATGTATGACCTGGTACGTCACCAGCCTGTGTCTGTGAAACAGGTAGCAGGCAAGCAGGCGGCAGGGGTTCAACTGGCACCGGGAGCCGGAGGAATTTACCTGGTAACCGATCAGCCTGTTTCTGGTGTGACCGTGAAGGTGCCTGAAAAACTCAAACGGGGTGAGAGTGGCACTGTATCCCTCAGTGTCGTCGATCCGCAGGGGCAGCCGGTGTCGGCAGTGATCCCGGTCGAGGTTTCGATCGAAGATGCCGAGGGACGCCTGGCCGAGTTTTCCGGTTATCGGGCTTTGGTCGATGGGAAACAGGATTTCCAGATTCAGATTGCTCCCAATGACAAAGCTGGAATCTGGTGTGTCCGCGTCAAAGAACTGGCTTCGGGAAAGAGCACCTCTACCTTTTTCCGGGTGAGCGATGACAACTCTGCAGTGAAACCGCACGGGCGGAATATCAAAGGCTTCAATCCAGAACAGCCCGCCGGCTAA
- a CDS encoding tetratricopeptide repeat protein gives MNARQSKSQNLNENSTSDLIKYNSVPDRTVPIVAGLFIACLSGWWAQSIRNSGGLSLPYARADITIVNFLCVLPLAIVVTEWMQGVLKYHSPGLFKIVNLIALTGTAGILVFLFSSSHASVALSEYDAWESFILRPVIAFWLILSLILLTGRFFRTEIPQGSVRAGKLVWSTVCLTALLVPVFYIQSRVDEMAQQVDEYLGSGRLGDARQVVREVCILSPWGKIGGQPADDVARDLDHDCFGVERSLAYMNQQTSHNEESTYHRARLLAILGEDQSAIDLLLPWYDKSTVSPLTSQLLGNLYQQQQHWAESQQAYRRALQAWEKLPASEQQQAGVVASWKGIAFAERKRGNYEAAETAYLSALSLAPTADQHFLLAQYYEDTQQTAKAREYAHQAMALDATRYGQSGQKLITSLQQQHFGCLQVWRNGEF, from the coding sequence ATGAATGCACGTCAGTCCAAGTCACAGAATCTGAATGAGAATTCCACGTCTGACCTGATCAAATATAACTCCGTTCCCGACAGAACTGTCCCGATTGTTGCAGGGCTGTTTATTGCCTGTCTGTCAGGCTGGTGGGCACAGAGCATCCGCAACTCAGGTGGCCTAAGCCTGCCTTATGCTCGGGCCGACATCACGATTGTCAACTTTCTCTGTGTGCTGCCACTGGCGATTGTAGTAACAGAGTGGATGCAGGGCGTGCTCAAATACCACAGTCCGGGGCTCTTTAAGATTGTGAACCTGATCGCGCTGACCGGGACCGCCGGGATTCTCGTTTTTCTCTTCAGCAGCAGCCATGCCAGCGTGGCACTTAGTGAATACGATGCCTGGGAATCATTTATTCTGAGGCCCGTGATTGCATTCTGGCTGATTCTATCGTTGATCCTGCTGACAGGCAGGTTCTTCCGGACGGAAATCCCGCAAGGTTCCGTGCGGGCAGGTAAACTCGTGTGGAGCACGGTCTGTTTGACGGCATTGTTGGTTCCCGTGTTTTATATTCAGTCCCGCGTGGATGAAATGGCGCAACAGGTAGACGAATATCTGGGGAGCGGTCGACTGGGTGATGCCAGGCAAGTTGTACGCGAGGTCTGTATTCTTTCTCCCTGGGGCAAGATTGGAGGACAGCCTGCCGATGACGTAGCACGCGATCTGGATCATGACTGCTTTGGTGTAGAGCGGAGCCTGGCATACATGAACCAGCAGACATCCCACAATGAAGAGTCGACCTACCATCGTGCCCGGTTGCTGGCCATCCTCGGGGAAGATCAGTCAGCCATTGATCTACTGTTACCCTGGTATGACAAATCCACGGTCAGCCCGCTGACCAGCCAGTTACTCGGCAACCTCTATCAACAGCAGCAGCATTGGGCCGAAAGTCAGCAGGCATATCGCCGGGCATTACAGGCCTGGGAAAAGTTACCAGCTTCCGAACAGCAGCAGGCAGGCGTTGTAGCCTCCTGGAAAGGGATTGCATTTGCTGAACGAAAACGAGGGAACTATGAAGCAGCAGAAACTGCGTATCTATCGGCGTTGTCGCTGGCTCCCACAGCGGACCAGCACTTTCTTCTCGCGCAATATTACGAAGATACGCAACAGACAGCGAAAGCACGAGAATACGCTCATCAGGCGATGGCACTTGATGCGACTCGCTACGGGCAGTCTGGGCAGAAACTGATTACCTCTTTGCAGCAGCAACACTTTGGCTGTCTGCAGGTCTGGCGGAATGGAGAGTTTTAA
- a CDS encoding DUF1559 domain-containing protein — protein MQLQQSQKQSSQNCRRGFTLIELLVVIAIIAILIALLLPAVQQAREAARRTQCKNNMKQLGIALHNHMDTFGAFPPGYVCYDESGNRFQTGGWQNGQNEFGFHWLVMLFPYMEQPALWDQITACADDDKTGDTITNPWDHCEAIAVSSHIGRKALPGFNHCPSSPRDKSQFTDGSYGLEALAKGNSYAACWGSGNMLSWESRSTKGAFGCYFTTQDKIAIGHGGSGDLFQNDKGSMDSDFTDGMSNSIAMSEIVSADGYSSTSTTDIRGVWLSAAMGATIFTAYNTPNARVADILAACDENISGTTNPYLNCTEDRSTADVYAAARSYHTGGVNVLMADGAVRFVSDNVDKNSVWHPLSTIRNGEPISDF, from the coding sequence ATGCAACTTCAACAATCGCAGAAACAGTCGAGTCAGAACTGTCGTCGCGGTTTCACCCTGATTGAGCTGCTGGTGGTGATTGCGATCATTGCCATCCTGATTGCTCTGTTGCTACCCGCCGTCCAACAGGCTCGCGAAGCAGCCCGCCGGACACAGTGCAAAAACAACATGAAGCAGTTAGGGATTGCATTGCACAATCACATGGATACCTTTGGTGCATTTCCTCCCGGATATGTCTGCTATGATGAATCCGGGAACCGCTTTCAGACCGGCGGCTGGCAGAACGGACAGAATGAATTCGGTTTTCACTGGCTGGTCATGCTGTTTCCTTACATGGAACAGCCGGCCTTGTGGGACCAGATTACCGCTTGTGCCGATGATGACAAAACTGGCGATACAATAACCAATCCCTGGGATCATTGTGAAGCTATTGCGGTTTCCTCACACATCGGAAGAAAAGCATTACCCGGATTTAATCACTGTCCCTCCAGTCCTCGTGATAAATCACAATTTACTGATGGCAGTTATGGGCTGGAAGCGCTGGCCAAAGGTAACAGCTATGCGGCCTGCTGGGGAAGCGGAAATATGCTTTCCTGGGAAAGCCGGAGCACTAAAGGAGCTTTCGGCTGCTACTTCACGACGCAGGACAAGATCGCTATCGGGCACGGTGGTTCAGGTGACCTGTTTCAGAATGATAAAGGATCCATGGACAGTGACTTCACCGATGGGATGAGCAATTCCATCGCGATGAGTGAAATTGTCAGCGCAGATGGCTACAGCTCAACCAGCACCACTGATATCCGAGGCGTCTGGTTATCTGCAGCGATGGGAGCCACCATTTTCACAGCGTATAACACACCCAATGCACGCGTGGCTGATATTCTGGCAGCCTGTGATGAAAATATCTCAGGTACAACGAATCCTTATCTGAACTGTACCGAGGATCGTTCAACCGCAGATGTTTATGCCGCAGCTCGCAGTTATCATACTGGGGGCGTCAACGTCCTGATGGCAGACGGCGCTGTCCGTTTTGTCAGTGATAATGTGGATAAAAATTCTGTCTGGCATCCGCTGAGCACGATCCGAAATGGTGAGCCAATCAGCGATTTCTAA